One stretch of Molothrus aeneus isolate 106 chromosome 2, BPBGC_Maene_1.0, whole genome shotgun sequence DNA includes these proteins:
- the ZDHHC23 gene encoding palmitoyltransferase ZDHHC23, with translation MEEPLCCCEYVDRRGRRNHLAACCCDCEELDDGCDRWLTCKSMPPGALERIADTIADRLRVPWFSGAVKINVSLVPPLVLLPVFLHVAALHFLLGLIILTSLPVVVLWYYYLTHRRKERTLFFLSLGLFSLGYMYYVFLREVVPRGHVEHSQVVTLTCGLILMLAALSRAKKDPGYLPIPAGNEKPSHQGLHNKSIRGSSSGLHGISGAASSRAVNGEAKGYCRMSAEQPAGVKKDWCTKCQLVRPARAGHCRLCGRCVRRLDHHCVWINSCVGEQNHQAFILALSFFMLTSVYGITLTLHTICRGRSLFVALFYCPGAYSDYSSALSFTCVWYCAIVTAGMGYILLIQLLNISYNVTEREARLALRDNTGRRLLGGLVIDTGQYNRGLLCNWGHFLSLGASPPQRSAEDIV, from the exons atGGAGGAGCCGCTCTGCTGCTGCGAGTACGTGGACCGGCGCGGCCGGCGCAACCACCTGGCGGCGTGCTGCTGCGACTGCGAGGAGCTGGACGACGGCTGCGACAG GTGGCTGACGTGCAAATCCATGCCCCCGGGAGCGCTGGAGAGGATCGCCGACACCATCGCGGACCGGCTGCGGGTCCCCTGGTTCTCGGGGGCCGTGAAAATCAATGTCAGCCTCGTGCCGCCGCTCGTCCTGCTGCCTGTCTTCCTCCACGTTGCCGCCCTGCACTTCCTGCTGGGGCTCATCATCCTGACGTCCCTGCCCGTTGTGGTGCTGTGGTATTACTACCTCACCCACCGGAGGAAGGAACGGACTCTGTTCTTCTTGAGCCTGGGGCTCTTCTCCTTGGGATATATGTACTATGTGTTTCTCCGGGAGGTGGTTCCCCGGGGCCACGTGGAGCATTCCCAAGTGGTCACTCTCACGTGCGGGTTAATTCTTATGCTTGCAGCCCTGTCTCGAGCCAAGAAGGACCCTGGCTAccttcccatcccagcaggcaACGAGAAGCCATCGCACCAGGGTTTGCACAACAAGAGTATTAGAGGGAGCTCCAGCGGGCTCCATGGCATctcaggtgctgccagcagtcGTGCTGTGAATGGGGAGGCTAAAGGTTATTGCAGGATGTCAGCTGAGCAGCCAGCAGGTGTGAAAAAGGACTGGTGCACTAAATGCCAGCTGGTCAGGCCAGCTCGAGCAGGGCACTGCCGGCTTTGTGGCAGGTGTGTGAGGAGGCTGGACCATCACTGTGTCTG gaTTAACAGCTGCGTAGGGGAGCAGAACCATCAAGCTTTCATCCTTGCACTCTCCTTCTTCATGCTCACCTCTGTGTATGGGATTACCTTGACCCTGCACACCATCTGTAGGGGCCGAAGTCTGTTTGTGGCATTGTTCTACTGCCCTGGGGCCTATTCTGACTACAG ctctgctctgtcgTTCACCTGTGTGTGGTACTGTGCCATTGTAACAGCTGGCATGGGATACATCCTCCTTATCCAGCTGTTGAACATCAGCTACAACGTGACTGAGAGGGAAGCTCGGCTGGCTCTGCGGGACAACACTGGGCGCAGGCTGCTGGGTGGGTTAGTGATAGACACTGGCCAGTATAACAGGGGACTCCTGTGCAACTGGGGCCACTTCCTGAGCCTGGGGGCTTCTCCTCCACAGCGCTCTGCCGAGGACATCGTGTGA